The Lysinibacter cavernae genome has a window encoding:
- the rplJ gene encoding 50S ribosomal protein L10, which produces MAAKEAAVADLQKNFEESAAVLLTEYRGLTVAQLKELRNSIREHATYAVSKNTLTKIAANNAGISSFDEDLVGPTAIAFVHGDPVAVAKGLRDFAKANPLLVIKGGYFDGKPLTAAEVGKLADLESREVLLGKLAGAFKASLFGAAYLFNAPLAGAARAVGALRDKQESAN; this is translated from the coding sequence ATGGCTGCAAAGGAAGCCGCGGTCGCCGACCTTCAGAAGAACTTTGAAGAGTCTGCCGCCGTTCTGCTAACCGAGTACCGCGGTCTCACGGTTGCCCAGCTCAAGGAGCTGCGCAACTCAATTCGTGAGCACGCAACATATGCCGTGTCGAAGAACACGCTCACCAAGATTGCGGCGAACAACGCTGGTATCTCGTCATTTGACGAAGACCTCGTTGGACCAACCGCCATCGCATTTGTACACGGAGACCCTGTCGCCGTTGCAAAGGGTCTGCGCGACTTCGCCAAGGCAAACCCTCTTTTGGTGATCAAGGGAGGCTACTTTGACGGTAAGCCCCTGACCGCCGCTGAGGTAGGCAAGCTCGCCGACCTCGAGTCCCGCGAAGTTCTGCTCGGCAAGCTTGCCGGCGCCTTCAAGGCCTCGCTGTTCGGAGCCGCATATCTGTTCAACGCACCGCTCGCCGGAGCCGCTCGTGCGGTTGGCGCGTTGCGCGACAAGCAGGAGTCAGCCAACTAA
- a CDS encoding histidine phosphatase family protein, producing the protein MPEKQLHLVRHGEVHNPDGVLYGRIPGFHLSELGEQMAVAAADDLATRGRNITTLLASPLQRAQESAAPISKALNLPIITEHRVIEPTNSFEGLPNHGKEAAFRKPRYWHRFWNPFRPSWGEPYRSVAGRMRAAMDDAWENSEGDIVVVSHQSPIWMAHLDIAGKRLFHDPRTRRCDLSSITSFEKQSGTWVEVGYANPAAPLLKNAIDIGAV; encoded by the coding sequence GTGCCAGAAAAACAGTTGCATCTCGTGCGCCACGGTGAAGTCCACAACCCCGACGGCGTGCTGTACGGCCGCATCCCCGGGTTCCACCTGTCTGAACTCGGTGAGCAGATGGCGGTAGCCGCCGCCGACGACCTTGCCACGCGCGGACGCAACATCACCACGCTCTTGGCCTCTCCGCTTCAGCGGGCCCAGGAATCCGCCGCCCCCATTTCGAAGGCGCTCAACCTGCCGATCATCACGGAGCACCGGGTGATCGAGCCAACAAACTCGTTTGAGGGGCTCCCAAACCACGGCAAGGAAGCCGCATTCCGCAAGCCCCGCTACTGGCACCGCTTTTGGAACCCGTTCCGCCCGAGCTGGGGCGAACCCTACCGCTCGGTTGCCGGCCGGATGCGCGCCGCAATGGACGACGCCTGGGAAAACTCAGAAGGTGACATCGTGGTCGTGAGCCACCAGTCGCCAATCTGGATGGCCCACCTCGACATCGCCGGCAAGCGCCTGTTCCACGACCCCCGCACTCGTCGCTGTGATCTCAGCAGCATCACGTCGTTTGAAAAACAGAGTGGCACCTGGGTCGAGGTTGGGTATGCCAACCCAGCTGCCCCGTTGCTCAAGAATGCCATTGATATAGGGGCGGTATGA
- the aspS gene encoding aspartate--tRNA(Asn) ligase: protein MTERILIKNLSALEDGPVRVAGWVETVRDQKKVQFIVLRDETGSVQLVNPATRELNDEDADSATKLEITEAISGLAQGSFVSIEGDLKHDERVKLGGIEIKIRSLTIASEAIPETPIASDSSSDKRMDWRFLDLRRPEQNLVFRIQTTFEHALRTYWIEHDFIEVHTPKLMASPSESRAELFELEYFDTKAYLAQSPQFFKQMAQSAGFGAIFEIAPAFRADPSFTSRHATEFTSVDAEISWVDSHEDVMKLHEELLVAGFTAVKEKHGAAIKELFDIDLEVPTVPFPRIPLAEAKQIVADRGYEIPRADADMDPEGERQIAAYVKETYGHDFVFLTDYASSIRPFYHMRHADNPELTNSYDLIYNGVEISTGAQREHRIDILIEQAKDKGMEPEELDFYLDFFRYGVPTHGGFGMGLARVLMLMLHQQSIREVTYLFRSPTRLMP, encoded by the coding sequence GTGACTGAACGCATCCTTATTAAGAACCTGTCTGCCCTCGAAGACGGCCCCGTGCGGGTCGCCGGCTGGGTTGAGACCGTCCGCGACCAGAAGAAGGTCCAGTTCATCGTGCTTCGCGATGAGACCGGCTCTGTACAGCTGGTCAATCCGGCTACGCGCGAGCTCAACGATGAGGATGCCGATTCGGCGACCAAACTCGAGATCACCGAAGCAATCTCTGGCCTTGCCCAGGGCAGCTTTGTGAGCATCGAGGGCGACCTCAAGCACGACGAGCGCGTGAAGCTCGGCGGCATCGAGATCAAAATTCGCTCGCTCACGATCGCTTCAGAGGCCATCCCAGAGACCCCCATCGCGTCTGACTCCAGCAGCGATAAGCGCATGGACTGGCGTTTCCTCGACCTGCGTCGCCCTGAGCAGAACCTCGTGTTCCGCATCCAGACCACGTTTGAGCACGCGCTTCGCACGTATTGGATCGAGCACGACTTCATCGAAGTGCACACGCCGAAGCTCATGGCGAGCCCAAGCGAGTCGCGCGCCGAGCTGTTTGAGCTTGAGTACTTCGATACGAAGGCCTACCTCGCGCAGAGCCCACAGTTCTTTAAGCAGATGGCACAGTCGGCCGGTTTCGGCGCGATCTTTGAGATCGCCCCTGCTTTCCGCGCCGACCCATCCTTCACCTCGCGCCACGCCACCGAGTTCACCTCTGTGGATGCCGAGATCAGCTGGGTTGACAGCCACGAAGATGTTATGAAGCTGCACGAGGAGCTCCTCGTTGCCGGGTTCACTGCGGTCAAAGAGAAGCACGGCGCCGCGATCAAGGAGCTGTTCGACATCGACCTTGAGGTTCCGACGGTTCCGTTCCCACGCATCCCTCTTGCAGAGGCGAAGCAGATTGTCGCCGACCGCGGCTACGAGATCCCTCGCGCAGATGCCGACATGGACCCTGAGGGCGAGCGCCAGATCGCTGCCTACGTCAAAGAGACCTACGGCCACGACTTTGTGTTCCTCACGGACTACGCGTCGAGCATCCGCCCGTTCTACCACATGCGGCACGCTGACAACCCTGAGCTGACTAACAGCTACGACCTCATCTACAACGGTGTTGAAATCTCGACGGGCGCTCAGCGCGAGCACCGCATCGATATCCTCATCGAACAGGCAAAAGACAAGGGCATGGAGCCTGAAGAGCTCGACTTCTACCTCGACTTTTTCCGCTACGGTGTGCCGACTCACGGCGGCTTTGGCATGGGTCTCGCACGTGTGCTCATGCTTATGCTGCACCAGCAGTCGATCCGCGAGGTCACGTACCTGTTCCGCAGCCCGACGCGCCTGATGCCGTAA
- a CDS encoding PLP-dependent aminotransferase family protein, giving the protein MSTVSIQRQVNALHADRYAARADSFHPSPVRAVFEVSMLPGMISLAGGNPDLSLLPLGEVAEFAREIVAERGLEALQYGSGAGTEGLTNTICEVMAAEGTTAVPENILVTSGSQMALELIATMFCDPGDVVLAEGPTYVGAIGTFEGLQAEISHIALDSDGLIPEQLEQRIRELRAAGKTIKLLYTIPNFNNPAGVSLSLERRQQIVDICRAEGIAIVEDNPYGLLSFSGQYLPSLHGLDPENVFYLGSFSKIFSPGVRVGWLVAPVEVRNRLQLAAEATTICPSVLSQLLVERYITEFDWKAQIRASSELYRERAAASMAALGRYMPVGTTWTVPEGGFFTWVTLPAGHTTDDLLQPAIDNGVVFVPGSAFYADGSGANNFRIAFSFESAERLTEGIRRLGKALTSR; this is encoded by the coding sequence ATGAGCACCGTAAGTATCCAACGTCAGGTGAATGCGCTGCATGCTGACCGCTATGCGGCGAGGGCAGACAGCTTCCATCCCTCTCCCGTCAGAGCCGTGTTTGAGGTGTCGATGCTGCCAGGGATGATCTCGCTTGCCGGAGGCAACCCCGACCTGAGCCTGCTTCCCCTTGGCGAAGTGGCAGAGTTTGCGAGAGAGATCGTGGCAGAGCGGGGGCTCGAAGCCCTGCAGTACGGCTCTGGTGCTGGCACCGAGGGTCTGACCAACACCATCTGCGAGGTCATGGCGGCGGAGGGCACCACCGCAGTCCCAGAGAATATTTTGGTGACGTCCGGTTCGCAGATGGCGCTCGAACTTATCGCGACCATGTTCTGCGACCCGGGGGATGTAGTGCTCGCCGAAGGGCCGACCTACGTTGGGGCAATAGGCACCTTCGAAGGACTCCAAGCTGAGATCTCGCATATCGCCCTTGACAGCGACGGGCTCATCCCTGAGCAACTCGAACAACGGATTCGCGAACTTCGCGCTGCCGGCAAAACCATCAAGCTGCTCTACACCATTCCCAACTTCAACAACCCCGCGGGCGTGAGCCTCTCGCTTGAGCGGCGGCAGCAAATCGTCGACATATGCCGGGCAGAGGGCATCGCGATTGTTGAGGACAACCCCTACGGTCTCCTCAGTTTCTCTGGCCAGTACCTGCCGTCACTGCATGGCCTCGACCCCGAGAACGTGTTTTACCTCGGTTCGTTCTCAAAGATCTTTTCGCCAGGAGTTCGAGTCGGCTGGCTTGTCGCGCCCGTCGAGGTGCGCAACCGGCTCCAGCTCGCGGCCGAGGCGACAACCATCTGCCCGTCGGTGCTCAGCCAGTTGCTCGTTGAGCGTTACATCACCGAGTTCGATTGGAAGGCGCAGATTCGGGCATCGTCAGAGCTCTATCGCGAGCGGGCCGCGGCCAGCATGGCGGCGCTTGGCCGATACATGCCGGTTGGCACCACCTGGACCGTGCCGGAGGGCGGATTCTTCACCTGGGTGACGCTCCCCGCAGGGCACACAACCGACGACCTCCTGCAACCAGCAATCGATAACGGCGTGGTGTTCGTGCCAGGATCGGCCTTCTACGCCGACGGCTCTGGTGCCAACAACTTCCGCATCGCCTTCTCCTTCGAGTCAGCCGAGCGCCTCACCGAGGGCATCCGCCGTCTTGGCAAGGCCCTGACCTCGCGTTAA
- a CDS encoding TetR/AcrR family transcriptional regulator, with product MATAQRVRTHAMTEEAAAERRRDILQCASHVIAKVGVDGCSFAAVSEACGFSIGMIQHYFRTRDRLILASIDFRTSATNDEWRRISARSAHPLRSIHNLLSFAVAGEESFEDAWGFWVQVYAAAHKNEDVRVTVAASLATWRTIFVDSLREADESGLVPAEVDYEYLASLLVAVVDGLAVQTLNGLYGTSPAIMTSTLHRFAAQQLGINWDDVLSDNNTSPASAG from the coding sequence ATGGCGACGGCTCAGCGAGTTCGCACCCACGCAATGACTGAGGAAGCCGCGGCCGAGCGCCGGCGAGACATCCTGCAGTGCGCCTCGCATGTCATCGCCAAGGTTGGCGTTGACGGATGCTCGTTTGCCGCGGTCTCAGAGGCCTGCGGATTCAGCATCGGCATGATCCAACATTATTTTCGTACACGAGACCGGCTCATTCTGGCAAGTATCGACTTTCGGACCTCAGCAACAAACGACGAGTGGCGCCGCATCTCGGCTAGAAGCGCGCATCCACTCAGGAGCATCCATAACCTCCTGAGCTTTGCCGTCGCCGGTGAAGAGTCGTTTGAAGACGCGTGGGGTTTCTGGGTGCAGGTCTATGCTGCCGCCCACAAGAACGAGGATGTGCGAGTCACGGTGGCAGCTTCGCTTGCAACGTGGAGGACCATTTTTGTCGACTCCCTTCGAGAAGCGGATGAGAGTGGCCTCGTGCCGGCCGAGGTCGATTACGAATATCTGGCGTCGCTGCTCGTCGCTGTTGTTGACGGGCTCGCCGTTCAAACGCTCAACGGTCTGTACGGTACCAGCCCCGCGATCATGACCTCCACCCTTCATCGTTTTGCCGCCCAACAGCTAGGCATCAACTGGGATGACGTCCTCAGCGACAACAACACAAGCCCAGCCAGCGCGGGATAA
- a CDS encoding TetR/AcrR family transcriptional regulator produces MTSGREDGDAKRVGRPRALSQQQVAEAIIQVGFRDLRATDVADALGVNPATLYRFVSGVDDMVALALGELIRAEPWPVAQDDWRDYLEQFTWAVWRLVYRHDGLATAATRVLLRCPEMMTLFSDAIAALVRLGFRVEDAAVAVDLTLDLAIDSVRMRELMKTLPESEDPAEPWSEGLDRSLLAVMRSAVRGEAADWFARKLEFALNGIPAPPELAS; encoded by the coding sequence ATGACCTCAGGGCGGGAAGACGGCGATGCAAAACGTGTTGGGCGACCGCGCGCGCTGAGCCAGCAGCAGGTCGCCGAGGCCATCATTCAGGTTGGCTTTCGTGATTTGAGGGCAACCGATGTGGCCGACGCGCTCGGAGTCAACCCGGCTACGCTGTACCGCTTTGTCTCTGGCGTTGATGACATGGTGGCTCTTGCCCTCGGTGAGTTGATTCGGGCAGAGCCGTGGCCGGTCGCGCAGGACGACTGGCGTGACTATCTTGAGCAATTCACCTGGGCCGTTTGGCGGCTTGTCTATCGGCATGACGGCTTGGCGACGGCCGCGACACGAGTGCTCCTGAGATGCCCGGAAATGATGACCCTCTTCAGCGACGCGATTGCGGCCCTCGTCCGCCTTGGCTTCCGGGTTGAGGATGCCGCCGTGGCGGTTGACCTTACCCTCGACCTCGCAATCGACAGCGTGCGCATGCGTGAGCTCATGAAAACGCTCCCCGAATCCGAAGACCCGGCGGAACCGTGGTCGGAAGGTCTCGATCGTAGCCTGCTTGCGGTCATGCGCTCGGCCGTCCGCGGTGAAGCGGCTGACTGGTTTGCTCGGAAGCTTGAATTTGCGCTCAACGGCATCCCCGCGCCACCCGAACTTGCCTCATGA
- a CDS encoding NAD-dependent succinate-semialdehyde dehydrogenase — MYQVQNPATGELLRSYDQATDEQVAAALDSVAGAAPVWADTPIAERAAVLSKTADRFREQREELASIITVEMGKLRDEALFEVDLSADIFQYYADNAASLLADEEVAGRGPAAVITKRPLGALLGIMPWNYPYYQIARFAAPNLLLGNTILLKPAPGCPDSAHALQDALVAAGIPSGAYETIFASNDQIATVIADPRIHGISLTGSERAGEAVGSLAGAALKKHVLELGGSDAFIVLDSMDGGGPSLDEVIEQAVLGRMENTGQACDSPKRFIVAAEAYDRFVDGVTEYFAGLKAGDPAHPDTTLAPLSSKQAVTGLLAQIEDAVNKGAKLRTGGKAIEGEGSYLEATVLTDVQPGMRAYSEELFGPVAVIYKVESDDEAVSLANSSPYGLGSAVFASDEARALAVANRLEVGMVGVNVPADTAPDLPFGGVKRSGVGRELGTLGVEEFVNKKLVRTPAN; from the coding sequence ATGTATCAGGTTCAGAATCCCGCCACCGGAGAGCTGCTCCGCAGCTACGACCAGGCCACCGACGAGCAGGTTGCCGCCGCGCTCGATTCCGTCGCTGGCGCCGCCCCCGTCTGGGCAGACACCCCGATCGCAGAGCGCGCCGCGGTACTCTCAAAAACCGCAGACCGGTTCCGCGAACAGCGCGAAGAGCTCGCCAGCATTATCACCGTTGAGATGGGCAAGCTGCGCGATGAGGCCCTGTTCGAGGTCGACCTCTCTGCAGACATCTTCCAGTACTACGCAGACAACGCCGCATCGCTCTTGGCCGACGAAGAAGTTGCCGGACGCGGACCAGCAGCGGTCATCACCAAGCGCCCGCTCGGCGCCCTGCTCGGCATCATGCCGTGGAACTACCCGTACTACCAGATCGCGCGGTTCGCGGCACCAAACCTGCTGCTTGGCAACACCATCCTGCTCAAGCCTGCGCCAGGATGCCCAGACTCAGCCCACGCGCTGCAGGACGCGCTCGTCGCAGCAGGCATTCCTTCGGGAGCCTACGAGACCATCTTCGCAAGCAACGACCAGATTGCGACCGTCATCGCCGATCCGCGCATCCACGGCATCTCACTCACGGGAAGCGAACGGGCTGGTGAAGCCGTTGGCTCACTTGCAGGAGCGGCGCTCAAGAAGCACGTCCTTGAGCTTGGTGGTTCTGACGCGTTCATCGTGCTCGACTCGATGGACGGCGGCGGGCCCTCACTCGACGAGGTCATCGAACAGGCAGTCCTAGGACGCATGGAAAACACCGGCCAGGCCTGCGACTCGCCAAAGCGTTTCATCGTCGCGGCAGAAGCCTACGACCGTTTCGTTGATGGGGTAACCGAGTACTTCGCAGGTCTGAAGGCTGGTGACCCTGCGCATCCGGACACAACCCTCGCTCCCCTGTCGAGCAAGCAGGCTGTCACAGGCCTTCTCGCCCAGATCGAGGATGCCGTCAACAAGGGCGCAAAGCTCCGAACGGGCGGCAAGGCGATCGAGGGCGAAGGCTCGTACCTGGAAGCGACCGTACTCACCGATGTTCAGCCCGGCATGCGCGCTTACTCAGAAGAACTCTTCGGGCCGGTTGCGGTCATTTACAAGGTTGAATCAGACGACGAGGCAGTGAGCCTCGCCAACAGCTCACCATACGGCCTCGGCTCTGCCGTCTTCGCCAGCGATGAGGCTCGCGCACTTGCCGTTGCGAACCGCCTTGAGGTTGGCATGGTTGGAGTCAACGTTCCAGCAGACACCGCGCCCGACCTGCCGTTTGGTGGGGTCAAGCGCTCCGGCGTTGGTCGCGAGCTTGGCACACTCGGCGTTGAGGAGTTTGTCAACAAGAAGCTTGTGCGTACCCCGGCAAATTAG
- the rplL gene encoding 50S ribosomal protein L7/L12, whose protein sequence is MAKLSTEELLEQFKGLTLIELSEFVKAFEETFEVSAAAPVAVAAAPAAGAAAEAVEEKDSFDVVLESAGDKKIQVIKVVRELTSLGLGEAKALVESAPAPILEGASKDAAEAAKAKLEEAGAGVKLA, encoded by the coding sequence ATGGCAAAGCTGTCAACTGAGGAACTGCTTGAGCAGTTCAAGGGACTGACCCTCATCGAGCTCTCAGAGTTCGTTAAGGCATTCGAGGAGACCTTCGAGGTTTCCGCTGCTGCCCCCGTTGCTGTAGCTGCTGCACCTGCTGCTGGCGCTGCTGCTGAGGCTGTTGAAGAGAAGGACTCGTTTGACGTCGTTCTCGAGTCGGCTGGCGACAAGAAGATCCAGGTCATCAAGGTTGTGCGCGAGCTCACCAGCCTGGGACTGGGCGAGGCTAAGGCTCTCGTTGAGTCGGCGCCTGCCCCCATCCTCGAGGGAGCATCGAAGGATGCTGCTGAGGCTGCAAAGGCAAAGCTCGAAGAGGCTGGCGCTGGCGTAAAGCTTGCGTAA
- the resB gene encoding cytochrome c biogenesis protein ResB: protein MSRPSDHYDSKASAEKGPVGLGITGYLRWFWRQLTSMRVAILLLLLLAVAAIPGSILPQRSSDPNGVVQYKAENPDAFKILDAFPFQAFDVYTSIWFSSIYLLLFISLIGCVLPRTKHHWDAMRSRPPRTPARMKRMAGYHETLLQNPDANSEEIAAVAEKSIESARRILKKQRYRTEIYRKGSEISVSAERGYLRETGNLIFHSALVGVLIAVGLGGGYGYQGQKLLVEGEAAVNALIDYDSFNPGRFFDDASLDPFGIRLDSLEVDYVSPDDGNLAALGQAKDFTANVTVLDSDGTERQDTVKVNHPLRLHGTNVYLLGNGYAPKLTVHNAAGEEVFSESVPFMPQDANLTSLGIIKVPYGLGEQIGMIGFFYPTQVEGDSGAYFSNYPDLVNPVLTLDVHEGDLGINDGNPTSVYALNTDDMTKLTGRGTDSPSLELRIGDTVDLPNGMGTVTLEAVPRFVSFDLHSNPGQTWVLFFAILATLGLLSSLFIPRRRVWVKAVPTDDGLRLEYAALARGDDPTLDAAIAALVEQHTKTIE, encoded by the coding sequence ATGTCACGCCCCTCTGATCACTACGACAGCAAAGCCTCTGCTGAGAAGGGGCCAGTTGGCCTCGGTATCACCGGCTATTTGCGTTGGTTTTGGCGGCAGCTCACGAGTATGCGGGTTGCCATCCTGTTGCTCTTGCTGCTCGCCGTTGCCGCGATTCCAGGCTCGATCCTGCCGCAGCGCAGCTCAGACCCTAACGGCGTTGTGCAGTACAAGGCTGAGAACCCTGATGCCTTCAAGATCCTCGATGCGTTCCCGTTCCAAGCGTTTGATGTCTACACCTCGATCTGGTTCTCCAGCATCTACCTGCTGCTGTTCATCTCGCTGATCGGCTGTGTGCTGCCGCGAACCAAGCACCACTGGGACGCGATGCGCTCACGCCCACCGCGCACACCAGCCCGTATGAAGCGGATGGCCGGCTACCACGAAACCCTGCTACAGAATCCGGATGCGAACAGCGAGGAGATCGCGGCTGTTGCCGAGAAGTCGATTGAGTCGGCTCGTCGCATCCTCAAGAAGCAGCGCTACCGCACCGAGATCTACCGCAAGGGCTCCGAAATCTCTGTTTCTGCGGAGCGGGGCTACCTTCGTGAGACCGGTAACCTCATTTTTCACTCTGCTCTTGTCGGCGTCCTTATCGCGGTTGGCCTTGGCGGCGGATACGGATACCAGGGCCAGAAGCTGCTGGTCGAAGGCGAGGCCGCGGTGAACGCGCTTATCGACTACGACTCGTTCAACCCAGGCCGGTTCTTTGACGACGCCTCGCTTGACCCCTTTGGTATCCGCCTCGACAGCCTTGAGGTTGACTACGTTTCGCCAGACGACGGCAACCTTGCCGCACTCGGGCAGGCGAAAGACTTCACCGCAAATGTGACGGTGCTCGACAGCGACGGCACCGAACGTCAAGACACCGTGAAGGTGAACCACCCGCTCCGCCTGCACGGTACAAATGTGTACCTGCTCGGAAACGGCTACGCACCCAAACTCACGGTGCATAATGCGGCCGGTGAAGAGGTCTTTAGCGAGTCTGTTCCCTTCATGCCGCAGGATGCGAATCTCACCTCGCTCGGCATTATTAAGGTCCCGTACGGCCTCGGCGAGCAGATCGGAATGATCGGCTTCTTCTACCCGACCCAGGTTGAGGGCGACAGCGGCGCGTACTTCTCGAACTATCCAGACCTGGTGAACCCTGTGCTCACGCTCGATGTGCACGAGGGCGACCTCGGCATTAACGATGGCAACCCAACCTCGGTCTATGCGCTGAACACCGACGACATGACCAAGCTCACCGGTCGCGGGACAGATTCCCCATCGCTTGAGCTGCGCATTGGCGACACGGTTGACCTCCCCAACGGGATGGGAACCGTCACGCTTGAAGCAGTCCCTCGCTTTGTTTCGTTCGATCTGCACAGCAACCCGGGGCAAACCTGGGTGCTGTTCTTCGCGATCCTCGCGACGCTTGGGCTGCTGTCGTCGCTCTTCATCCCGCGTCGTCGCGTGTGGGTGAAGGCCGTGCCAACCGACGACGGTCTTCGTCTTGAGTACGCGGCCCTTGCCCGCGGCGATGACCCAACGCTGGATGCCGCAATCGCTGCCCTCGTTGAGCAGCATACAAAGACAATCGAATAG
- a CDS encoding TlpA family protein disulfide reductase: protein MTTIGARASLASRMSRAAISRNVRVSIAALLVIGIAAGCSGDPLAEQWNSGADKGYIAGDGSLTEIPIESRKPAVEFSGEDEHGNTLTNADFAGNVTVVNFWYAGCAPCRVEAPDLQSLNEQFADQGVKFLGVNTRDQSAQAIQFAEEFGITYPSIMDTPNNRAVQRAFAGSIPLNAVPTTLVIDAEGRVSARILGQLADPKILATLITDTLAEQ, encoded by the coding sequence ATGACCACGATTGGAGCGCGGGCGTCGTTGGCGTCGCGCATGTCTCGCGCGGCGATTTCGCGTAACGTCCGGGTGTCGATTGCGGCGCTTCTTGTCATTGGAATTGCTGCCGGTTGCAGCGGCGACCCCCTCGCCGAGCAGTGGAACTCTGGCGCTGATAAGGGCTATATCGCCGGTGACGGCTCGCTTACCGAGATCCCCATCGAGAGCCGCAAGCCCGCCGTTGAGTTTTCAGGTGAAGACGAGCACGGCAACACCCTGACCAACGCCGACTTCGCCGGCAACGTCACTGTTGTTAACTTTTGGTACGCCGGATGCGCGCCGTGCCGTGTTGAAGCCCCAGACCTGCAATCGCTCAACGAACAGTTTGCCGACCAAGGGGTCAAATTCCTTGGCGTGAATACTCGCGACCAGAGCGCGCAGGCCATCCAGTTTGCCGAAGAATTTGGCATCACGTATCCGTCGATCATGGATACCCCAAACAACCGCGCCGTGCAGCGCGCGTTTGCGGGGTCCATCCCGCTCAACGCCGTACCGACCACGCTGGTGATTGATGCCGAGGGCCGGGTCTCCGCGCGTATCCTCGGTCAGCTGGCGGACCCAAAGATTCTCGCAACGCTCATTACCGACACGCTGGCTGAACAGTAG
- a CDS encoding cytochrome c biogenesis protein CcdA: MDVQHLIQDGQLWVAAPIAILAGLVSFASPCVLPLVPGYLAYVGGFTGTVDNEDAKARRAARRRLLLGVGLFVLGFTVIFVAIMALAGTVGVWFAEWENLITRILGVVVIVMGLVFIGQFSFLQRTMKSTWQPRTGLAGAPLLGAVFAIGWTPCLGPTLVAIFSLSLDAGGAVRGGLLGFFYCLGLGIPFFLVALGFGWVTSSTKFLRKHIRVINIIGGAMLIAIGVLMVSGLWSQIMYALQSVIGSYVTPL; this comes from the coding sequence GTGGACGTACAGCACCTCATTCAGGACGGGCAACTCTGGGTTGCCGCGCCAATTGCGATTCTCGCAGGGCTCGTTTCGTTTGCGTCGCCGTGCGTGCTTCCGCTTGTGCCCGGTTACCTCGCCTATGTCGGAGGGTTCACCGGAACCGTCGATAACGAGGATGCCAAGGCGCGCCGAGCGGCCCGCCGACGCCTCCTTCTCGGAGTTGGCCTCTTTGTGCTTGGCTTCACGGTGATTTTTGTGGCGATCATGGCGCTTGCCGGAACCGTCGGCGTGTGGTTCGCCGAATGGGAGAACCTCATTACGCGCATCCTCGGAGTCGTGGTCATCGTGATGGGTCTCGTGTTCATCGGGCAATTCAGCTTCCTCCAGCGGACAATGAAATCCACCTGGCAGCCGCGGACCGGCCTCGCGGGGGCTCCGCTTCTTGGCGCCGTCTTTGCGATCGGATGGACGCCCTGCCTCGGCCCAACGCTCGTAGCGATCTTCTCGCTGAGTCTTGATGCCGGCGGAGCTGTACGCGGCGGGTTGCTAGGCTTCTTCTACTGCCTTGGCCTCGGAATTCCGTTCTTCTTGGTCGCGCTTGGCTTCGGCTGGGTCACCTCATCTACGAAGTTCTTGCGCAAGCACATTCGGGTGATTAACATCATCGGCGGTGCCATGCTCATCGCAATCGGTGTGCTCATGGTCTCCGGCCTGTGGTCACAAATCATGTATGCCCTCCAGTCGGTGATAGGAAGTTATGTCACGCCCCTCTGA